A genomic region of Bernardetia sp. ABR2-2B contains the following coding sequences:
- the trpB gene encoding tryptophan synthase subunit beta translates to MINQTEALIKKSEPQGIQKTVLRSKIADEKGYYGQFGGAYIPEMLYPNIEEIEKAYYALQNDEEFKKEFQHLLRDYVGRPTPLYLANRLSQKYGAKIYLKREDLNHTGAHKVNNTVGQVLLAKKLSKNKIVAETGAGQHGVATATVCALMGMECIVFMGEIDIERQQPNVQRMKMLGAEVRPATSGSKTLKDATNEAMRYWINNPVDTHYIIGSVVGPHPYPEMVAWFQSVISEEMRNQLTEKEGTPNPDYVIACVGGGSNAAGAFYHYIDEKDVQLIGAEAAGMGISSGETAATIACGTLGVLHGSKTLLMQTNDGQVVEPYSISAGLDYPGIGALHAYLADSKRAIFYSVTDDEAMSAGKELALLEGIIPAIESAHALAVLNNLKEDDKDFDKKVVIINLSGRGDKDLSTYAKYLDK, encoded by the coding sequence ATGATAAATCAAACAGAAGCACTCATAAAGAAGTCAGAACCTCAAGGCATACAAAAAACAGTTTTACGCTCTAAAATTGCTGACGAAAAGGGATATTATGGGCAATTTGGAGGTGCATATATTCCAGAAATGTTGTATCCAAATATTGAAGAAATCGAAAAAGCCTATTATGCTTTACAAAACGATGAAGAATTTAAAAAGGAATTTCAACATTTATTAAGGGATTATGTAGGCAGACCTACACCTCTTTACCTTGCCAATCGTTTATCTCAAAAATATGGCGCAAAAATTTATTTAAAACGTGAAGATCTCAATCACACAGGCGCACACAAGGTAAATAATACTGTCGGACAAGTTCTTTTAGCAAAAAAGTTAAGCAAAAATAAAATTGTAGCCGAAACAGGTGCAGGACAGCACGGAGTAGCAACAGCAACCGTTTGCGCTCTGATGGGAATGGAATGTATTGTTTTTATGGGTGAAATAGATATTGAAAGACAACAGCCAAACGTACAGCGAATGAAAATGCTCGGTGCAGAAGTTCGTCCAGCTACATCAGGAAGTAAAACATTAAAAGATGCAACCAACGAAGCGATGCGCTATTGGATAAATAATCCTGTTGATACGCATTATATTATTGGTTCTGTAGTTGGTCCTCATCCTTATCCAGAAATGGTGGCTTGGTTTCAATCTGTGATTAGTGAAGAGATGAGAAACCAGCTTACAGAAAAAGAGGGTACACCAAACCCAGATTATGTAATTGCTTGTGTGGGTGGTGGAAGCAACGCAGCAGGTGCATTTTATCATTATATTGATGAAAAAGATGTTCAACTGATTGGTGCAGAAGCAGCAGGAATGGGTATTTCTAGTGGCGAAACAGCTGCAACAATCGCTTGTGGAACATTAGGAGTATTGCACGGAAGTAAAACGCTTTTGATGCAAACTAATGACGGACAAGTAGTAGAGCCTTATTCTATTTCGGCAGGTTTGGATTACCCCGGTATTGGAGCTTTACATGCCTATTTGGCAGATAGCAAAAGAGCAATATTTTATTCAGTTACAGATGATGAAGCGATGAGTGCAGGTAAAGAATTAGCTCTTTTGGAAGGAATTATTCCAGCCATAGAATCAGCTCATGCATTAGCTGTTTTGAATAACTTGAAAGAAGATGATAAAGATTTTGATAAAAAAGTAGTTATTATTAATCTCTCAGGAAGAGGAGATAAAGATTTGAGTACCTATGCAAAATATTTGGATAAATAA
- a CDS encoding phosphoribosylglycinamide formyltransferase has product MIQIAIFASGNGSNAAKIIEHFKLQKDVSFVVLSNNANAFVIERAKRLGVEVAVFEKNELYKTESVLNFLKCKEIDLIILAGFMWLIPSNFVTTFPNKIVNIHPALLPKYGGKGMYGDNVHKAVIENKETQSGITIHMVNEKYDEGQIIFQEKVNIEPKDTAEILAHKIHALEHLYYPLIIEELVEEIRQKEKQTKEITEEE; this is encoded by the coding sequence ATGATTCAAATTGCTATTTTTGCTTCAGGTAATGGCTCAAATGCTGCAAAAATTATCGAACATTTCAAATTACAAAAAGATGTTTCTTTTGTAGTATTGTCTAATAATGCAAATGCTTTTGTTATTGAAAGAGCCAAAAGGTTAGGCGTAGAGGTAGCTGTTTTTGAAAAGAATGAACTCTATAAAACGGAAAGTGTACTCAATTTTTTGAAGTGTAAAGAAATTGATTTGATTATTTTAGCTGGTTTTATGTGGCTAATTCCTTCCAACTTTGTAACTACTTTTCCTAATAAGATAGTCAATATTCACCCTGCTCTTCTTCCCAAATATGGAGGAAAAGGAATGTATGGAGATAACGTACATAAAGCTGTCATAGAAAATAAGGAAACACAATCAGGTATTACAATTCATATGGTAAATGAAAAATATGATGAAGGACAGATTATTTTTCAAGAAAAAGTAAATATAGAACCAAAAGATACAGCCGAAATACTAGCCCACAAAATCCACGCTCTAGAGCATCTTTATTATCCCCTAATTATAGAAGAATTAGTTGAAGAAATTCGTCAAAAGGAAAAACAGACAAAGGAAATTACAGAAGAGGAATAG
- a CDS encoding 3D domain-containing protein: MKILSFCAMIVFLLSSLNFCLNKQPLSYQKLSKKITQTDKVLDSLTLWATYYYIPTIEYKENGIDFLDKNKKPLGIKVDSCDWCKACIEGTVKVRKDGKIITLNYETRSDSLQYDCRKCEKYKDYTGYEKTGQVLWSKTDRGAKGVQEYRLVPFKSIAVDSAVIPYGSTLFIPQAKGIEYTGTDKSKKIHDGYFFAADAGSKIKGNHIDIFIGTATESPFSFIKSDSLGTFKAYFISDSVAQEKLLQIHK; this comes from the coding sequence ATGAAAATACTAAGTTTTTGTGCGATGATAGTTTTCCTGTTGTCTTCATTAAATTTCTGCCTAAATAAGCAGCCTTTATCTTATCAAAAACTCTCAAAAAAAATCACTCAAACAGATAAAGTCTTAGATTCCTTAACTTTATGGGCTACCTATTATTACATTCCAACTATTGAGTACAAAGAAAACGGCATTGATTTTTTAGATAAAAATAAGAAACCTTTAGGTATAAAAGTAGATTCTTGTGATTGGTGCAAGGCGTGTATAGAAGGCACAGTAAAAGTCCGAAAAGATGGAAAAATCATTACACTAAATTATGAAACTCGTTCGGATTCCTTACAATATGATTGTAGAAAGTGTGAAAAATATAAAGATTATACAGGCTATGAAAAAACTGGACAAGTATTGTGGAGCAAAACAGACAGAGGTGCAAAAGGAGTGCAAGAATATAGGTTAGTTCCCTTCAAGTCAATTGCTGTCGATAGTGCAGTTATTCCTTATGGCAGTACATTATTTATTCCACAAGCAAAAGGTATAGAATATACAGGTACAGATAAATCTAAAAAAATACACGATGGATATTTTTTTGCAGCCGATGCTGGTAGCAAAATCAAAGGAAATCATATAGATATTTTTATCGGAACAGCTACTGAAAGTCCTTTCTCTTTTATAAAGTCAGATAGTTTGGGTACGTTTAAAGCTTATTTTATTAGTGACTCAGTAGCTCAAGAAAAATTATTGCAAATTCATAAATAA
- a CDS encoding SUKH-3 domain-containing protein, which produces MNDSDKDRILNFLLGNESISEFEHWLYNTSDLESRIGNELYFDLIDFNYQSNDIIHRLKKTIIDKYITDEEFKTFKYYSILKKAGWLEGRKIEVKKTGFPETINVKHAIKIIEEFGGLSFPSINEVDYWIPSSVDFSESLSIEDMSEYGVNKNLICFASADDLNVNLYVDESNKFYQLDNIASVNLYEYKGYNFEEMMRSLLGIEDNIDNFRIIGRKYQEP; this is translated from the coding sequence ATGAATGATTCAGATAAAGATAGAATTCTAAACTTTTTATTAGGCAATGAAAGTATTTCAGAATTCGAACATTGGCTTTATAACACATCTGATTTAGAATCAAGAATTGGAAATGAGTTATACTTCGATTTAATAGACTTTAATTATCAAAGTAATGACATAATTCATAGGCTAAAGAAAACTATCATAGACAAGTATATAACAGACGAAGAGTTCAAAACTTTTAAATACTATTCTATACTGAAAAAGGCTGGATGGCTTGAAGGAAGAAAAATTGAAGTGAAAAAGACAGGTTTTCCTGAAACTATTAATGTGAAACACGCTATCAAAATAATTGAAGAATTTGGAGGTTTGAGTTTCCCTTCAATAAATGAAGTTGATTATTGGATTCCTAGTTCAGTAGACTTTTCGGAGTCACTTAGTATAGAAGATATGAGTGAGTATGGAGTAAATAAGAATCTAATCTGTTTTGCCTCAGCTGATGATCTGAATGTAAACCTGTATGTTGATGAAAGTAATAAATTCTACCAATTAGATAATATTGCAAGTGTAAATTTATATGAATATAAAGGATATAATTTTGAGGAAATGATGAGGTCTCTTTTAGGAATTGAAGATAATATAGATAATTTTCGAATAATTGGAAGAAAATATCAAGAACCTTAA
- the nadC gene encoding carboxylating nicotinate-nucleotide diphosphorylase, with translation MYNYLTPDSLDQFITLALKEDIADGDHSTLSSVPSDAQKKAHLLIKGDGVLAGVELAKLIFAKVDKNLKLNIFLNDGDKIKHGDIAFIVEGNAQSILTAERLVLNCMQRMSGIATLTNQFVEAIEGTNTKILDTRKTTPNSRITEKWAVKIGGGTNHRYGLFDMIMLKDNHVDYAGGIEKAIQSAQKYCKTNNKNLKIEVETRNLEEVKQVLEVSKKGEPIDFLMLDNMTNEMMKEAVSLITNFNATSNKKIMSEASGGITLETVSDISKTGVDSISVGALTHSYQSLDMSLKAI, from the coding sequence GTGTACAATTACCTTACCCCAGATTCTCTAGACCAATTTATAACCCTCGCTCTTAAAGAAGATATAGCAGACGGCGACCATTCTACTCTCTCTTCTGTTCCTTCTGATGCACAAAAAAAGGCACACTTACTTATAAAGGGAGATGGAGTTTTGGCAGGAGTAGAACTTGCAAAACTTATTTTTGCAAAAGTAGATAAAAATCTCAAGTTAAATATTTTTTTAAACGATGGAGATAAAATAAAACATGGTGATATTGCTTTTATTGTAGAAGGTAATGCTCAATCTATCCTAACAGCAGAGCGATTAGTTTTGAATTGTATGCAAAGAATGAGTGGAATTGCTACACTTACAAATCAATTTGTAGAAGCCATAGAAGGAACAAACACTAAGATTTTAGATACTCGCAAAACTACTCCTAACTCTAGAATTACTGAAAAATGGGCTGTCAAAATTGGAGGAGGAACAAACCATCGCTATGGTCTTTTTGATATGATAATGCTCAAAGATAATCATGTAGATTACGCTGGAGGAATAGAAAAAGCAATACAATCAGCTCAAAAATACTGTAAAACAAATAACAAAAATTTAAAAATAGAAGTAGAGACTAGAAACTTAGAGGAGGTAAAACAAGTTTTGGAAGTAAGTAAAAAAGGAGAGCCAATAGATTTCTTGATGTTAGATAATATGACAAATGAAATGATGAAAGAAGCTGTTTCATTAATTACTAATTTTAATGCTACTTCAAATAAAAAAATAATGAGTGAAGCTTCTGGTGGAATTACTCTAGAAACTGTAAGTGATATTTCAAAAACAGGTGTAGATTCAATTTCTGTCGGTGCGCTTACGCATTCATATCAAAGTTTAGACATGAGCTTGAAAGCAATTTAA